CCACAGTCAGTTAGAAAGAGCCACTGGACGGGAACAGCTCTTGCATGGCATCTGGGGGTCAGGTTGAGGGCTCCCAAAGGGGTGTCTGCCCAGAGCGTGGGTGAGTGGCTGTGCAGTCACTTAGGGGTGAACGGAAGACATGCTGACTCCTCCCTCAGGCCGGCTGGCCCTGGCTGCCCAGGGAGCTGGTAAGCAGGCGTCGGGTCAGCAGCAGGGGCCTGCCTAAGAGGCCCCCAGGGCCTGAGCCACCCTCTGCAACACCTTGTGCAATGCCTGCTTGAATTCCTGGTTCCGCAGGCAGTAGATGACTGGGTTGAGAAGGGGCGTGAGCACAGTGTAGACCACTGACACCAGCTTGTTATAGTTGAAGGAGTAGATGGCACGTGGCCGGGCATAGATGAAGAGGGAGGCTGAGTAGAAAATGACCACCACTGCCAGGTGAgaggcacaggtggagaaggccttCTGCTGGCCATCAGCAGAAGGGATACGCAGCACAGCGCTTAGGATGGCCATGTAGGAGAAGATGGTAACCAGCAGTGGCCCAAGCAGAATGACCAATGCAAGGAGGAAATCCACAAGCTCTGCCAACGACATGTCGCTGCAGGCAAGGTTCAGCAATGGGGACACATCACAAAAGAAGTGGTTCATGACATTGGGGCCGCAGTAACCCAAGCGGGAGATGAAGAAGACCTTCCCCAGGGAGATGGTGAAGCCGGAGAGCCAGGAGCCAGCAGCCAGGAGGCTGCAGAGCCCAGGGCTCATGACAGCCGGGTAGCGCAGGGGGTTGCAGACAGCCAtgtagcggtcataggccatgacGCCCAGGAGCGCACACTCGGTGCAGGCCAGCGCCAAGAAGAAGTATAGCTGCACCATGCAACCAGAGAAGGAGATGTGCCGGAACTGGGGCACAGCCAGGCTGAGCAGCATCTTGGGCACAGTGACAGAGATGTACCACACCTCCAGGAAGGACAGATTGCTGAGGAAGATGTACATGGGCTTGTGCAGTACAGGGCTGCAGCGTATCACCGCAATGATGACCAGGTTCTCTGTGACAGTCATCATGTAGGACAGCAGGAACAGCATCAGCAGGCACAGGTGGAGCCCCAAGGAACCCGGAAAGCCCACCAAGATGAACTCGGTCACCTCTGAGAGGTTGCCCTTGACAGACATGGTGCCCATGGCTCCACCTGAGGAAAGAGAGATAGGGATGGGCAGCAGGGGCTGAGCCTTGGCTCAGGGGCTGAGCCAAGCCCCCATTAGGCAAGAGGGGAGGCCTCACCCTTGTCGCACCCCCCAGACTGCCCATGGCTCAGCCGTGACATCCGGGCCTGTTTTCTGCTGGTCACTGGAGGCTAACAGTCCAGCCTGGCAGACATCAGACAAATGTTATGTGTCCTGAAGGGGATGTTTTAGAGACCTAGCTATAAGAACTTGCAAACAATGCTTCAGAAGACAGTGTgggttcctcctcctcctcctcccaccctttGGTCCTGCCTCAAGCCCTGCTCACATACCCTGGGTTGGAGAGGGGCCATGGCTATGTACATCACCCCAAGCCCAGGGGTGGGTGGACTGGGGACATCAGAGTTAGGAGATGGGGCTCAGTGTATCCCAGAACTACTGGCTAGGCCTCAGGAAAGGTGGCAAGATGGTAGTTCTGGGGTCAGCAGAGGGGTTGTGGGGTCAGCAGGCAAGGTGGGAAGGGCCAGAGCCTGGCCAGAATCCTGTCTGAACACAGCCAATGGTTGTTTCTGCAGAAGTCCCCAAGGACTAGAAGGGATTCAGCAGACCCTCGCAGTGCCACCCACCCAGAGGCTCTGCAAAAGTTGGTACTGCCTTATGGGCagatggtggggtgggggaggggggtcaGAAGTCAGTTCTCTTCCTGCCTCACTGCAGAGATGGAATCTTTCCTGCTGCTGGCCTAGGGTTTGCTGGCCAAGTGCTTCTGAGGCTGGGCCGGGCCTCCCAAAATGTGGCTGAGATCAGCCAGGACCTCTgtacccatttaaaaataaaccaactcaggctagaggtgtggctgaggtggtagattgcctgcctagtaagGACAAGTCCCACAGCATTCACAACCTgagcaaacacaaaaaaatttaaaattaaataaaataaacctagtCTTTTGGAATGGGATGGGTGGGTCTTTGCCTGCTTATCTATGTGGTTAGTATCTGGGAAATGGCCTCCATATACACTCCCACTTTTCTCAAAGAAAGCCCAGCCAGTTTGTTAAATTTGCTGGACAATTTTGCATAGAAAGTATGTGGGGAGGGGTGGCTGAGAGTGAACTGCCAGACTTTTCTCTGCCCTCACCTTCCCTCTAGCCCTCAACTGAAGTGACCCGTGACCAGCACAGAATCCTCAGAAACCCTGAAAGGGCATCCCCAGACCCAGGGCCAAGCCTGCCCTGTGCCTCAGAGCTAAGCCTGGAACAAGGGGCTGTGGTGGAACAGCCCATCCTGCTCCAAGCCATAAGGGCCATAGGAGCCTTGGATGCTGGGCAGCAAGCAGATGACCTTGGGGCAACTGCTCtgtcctttctctttcaatttggcCCTTGGGCCAGGAATCCTGCAGAGTGGGCTCTTCGTAGGGGCTGCTCTCCTCCCTTGGTACTCCCAGCCCTTCTCCTGCCCGTGGGCTGTCCAGACTCCCCCTCTGCTGTCTCAGACCCTTCGCGACCCTACCCCAGCCCAGTGTGCTGCTCAGTGTCTGAGAGAGGTTGGTAGGAATATCCAGTTTCCCCTGAAGAGTTCAAAGAGGCAGCAGAGCTGAGTGTGGACTCTGGGGCAGTGGCTGAGGTCCAATCCTACCCTTCCCTCAGTCTGTTACCTTGGACAGAACACTCCCTCTCACCAAGCTTCTGCTCTCGTGAGATGTCCTGGCAGTACCCACACTGGACTACAGGGACAGTCCACATCAAACCCTGTCCTTGCCTCAGCCGTTCATAGGAGGGGTGCTCCAAGGACAAGAAGGCCCACAGATGATCTCCCTACAAACCTCCCTGTTGCTAGCCCTACAAAGCAGAAGGGGCCCAAGGACTCTGCAAGTGCCTGTCCCTGAGCATGCCCAGTGGTTGAGCTCACTCTATGCACTGGAAGCCATCAGGGATACCAGCCAGCAGGAAGGTCTGGGAATATCTTAGCAAGCAGACCTGGTGTACAAAACCCCTTCCATTGTCAGCCCGATCTCCAATACTGCTGCCTGCCCGGGAGCTGAGCCAGGAAAAGTGAAGCTTGGGCCCCTATCTCCTAGACAAGGCCACTGTGGCCCACAACAATCAGCTTCTGCTGAGATACGCTGCACATCAGCCGCGGGACTGGAGGCAAACACCTGCCTCTTCCGGTCACTTCTCCCTCTGAAAGATGGAACAAGTGTCACCTTATGTGATAGGAAGCCCAGCTGTGTTCACAGCAACAAGCTGGGGTTCTTGCCACACAGACACATGGAGACACCCAACACTCTGCTGCTGAGGGACCATGGGGTTTGGGGGACCCCAAAGCTGTCAAGCCTGGTGCAGGAGAGCTTCCTACCCTTTTGAGATTCCTCAGACAAGCTCCCCCTGATTCTCACCCATAGCACACACACTCCCCTCCAAACCTAAGACAAGTGCAGAACCACACATCTTGCACCCCAATTTAGATTTTCTCACAGAGCACTGGGGTACCCACATTAGAACTACACCCACTTCCACACCACATGCACACATCCCCAGTACAGACTCTCGCACAGTCTCCTTCCTGTGGCAGTCTCCTTCCTGTCACATAATCAAAGACATGCTTCCCAAGCAGCCCCAGCCCAGCACACACAGATGTCCCCAGACACACATGCCCTGCACAGAAGAAAGACAGATACCAAGCCCTGAGCTCAGAGAACCCCACGCTTTCCACAGAAGCAAGTGGACAAGTGCAACTTTGGAACGGTGATAACCATGAAACCAAGGACACACTGCCCCTCCACACTGACACCTGCCAAAAAAGACCTTGCCGGTCTTATTGCCCAGCTATCAGCACAGGCTTGTGCAAGCATGATCAGGTGCACACAGTACACACAAGTGCACAGAGGTGCCTACACAAGCATTCACAGATATATACACAggtacacactcacaaacacacctTTGCACATATTCAGGCACACACAGGTATGTACCAAAGCACACAGGTATATGTAGGTATGCTCACAGACACAGGCAGGTGCATATACAGGTGTGCCACAGACACAGGTGCATGCAGGTACACACAGGTATACACAAAGCACACTCGTGAACAGGCACACGCACCCCTCAGCTCTAACCTGTGCAGAGGCCACTAAGATTTTCAGAAGTGAATCTGGGTTTGAGTCTCAGCCCTGTCCCATGTACTCCACGTTGGCCACCAGCCCATTTCCACACCCAAGAAGGGAACAGGAGCCTAACCACTCTTCTCAGGCTTTCCTCAGGACCCAGTGTTGCTCCCAGGACAGGGACTCAAAAATTCAGTTGTTCCTTACCTGTCCTGGAGGATTCAGGGAAGTTCAGTGTGAGAAGTGATGGATCAAGGTTCTGCAGGAATATGAGGACCGGGGAAAGGGCAGAGCTGACTGAGATCTGACTACAGGCTTTGGGGGCCTCCTACTCTCAGTTGAAACCAGCCTAAGCACTGGACCCCCAGAACACAGGTAGGGTGCAGTTTGCTCTTGGACAGAGCCCAGGCTCCCTGTGACCATCCAGGTCTGTTCTAATAAGATCAACACTTAGAGGATGCAAACTCAGAGAGATCTGGCTACACAGATGACCCCTCTCCCCCCAGAAATAAAAGAGACTCCTCCACATTAGAGACAAAAACCAAAGGCCAGAGACAAAGAAAGTGCTTCCTCCAGTGTTCTGTCACTTCACATAGGTCAGAGTCAGGAACCTGCACTGGCCAGGTCCCCATACACTCTGCCCAAGAGGGCAGCTAAGCCCTGGCAGGCTGGAAGCCCATGTCTGGTCCACCTGGCCAGGTGTGATTCTACATCAAAATCAGGGCATGTGGGGAAAGCCCTCCAGGCTGCACACATTCCCTTCTCAGAAGAGTTGCAGAAGAGCTCCTGCTTAGGCAGGCGCTTCCCACAGAGGGGCTGGAGCTGGGCGGAGGGAACAGAGGCCACTCCTCACCCTGTCCCTAGATGGCTTTTGCCAGACTCCTCTTCCCTACAACCCTTGTGTGGTCCCCTGTGACTGTGCCTGTCAGCCAGACTGGCCAGATCAGAGGCCAGATGGACACCTGCTCCCAAGCCTGCTGACTTTGGGGGCAGGGTAGGTGTGGGGAGCATGATGTGGGGTATGGACAGACATTCCCACCCCTAACAGGGGCCTGAGGAGTAAGCCACCCAGGGATCCCTGGGCCTCCTGCCTCACCCCAGGCCCTCTAGACCCTCCCCACCTGTCTACTCCCAGCAGTATGTCTTTGTCATTACCCCCATTCCTGGCCAGCCCCCAGCCCACTTTGAGGTCACAGGACCTGTGGAAGGCACACAAGTGCCAAGACCCTCTACCCTTGGCAGTGAAACCTGGGACTATAAACTCTTCCCTTTTCTGGGAGCCACGGTGGTCATCCGCCCTACCCCTTGACTGTGCCAGGTAAGGCAGGTGTCTTTTCCAGTGCTCCCCACTGGTGAGGAGACATGCTCTTCCACAGTGGTCCTGAGAGTAGTTCAAGGGAGCAGAGGTGTGAAGGTGCCAGGCCTGACAAGGGGGTTTCCCCCCAATCTATGCACAGTCAGAAAAGGGACCTCACCGTCCACAGCCCCTTGCATGTGGGCAGGGCACCTACAGCTCACCTGCCTGGCCTGTCCAGTCATCGGGGGCTATCTTGGGCCAGTATAGTTGGCTCTATGATCGCTGCCCCAAAGTCATTTTACATTTGTCAGGATCCTGTGCTGGGCAGGTCCCCACACACTCTGCCCCTGGGTGTGGAGAGGACAGCTGAGCGCCAGGCAGCTGAGAGCCTATGTTTTGTCCACCTGAGCCAGAGTGCACTTCCAAAGCACATCAGTGATGTCTGTGGGGCCCTTTTTGCATCAGGCTGCTCTCAGACCCCAGACCCAGTGCCACCCCAGTTCTCACCAGGACCTCGTGTGTCCAAGGGAGGCACAATACGTGATTAAGTTCAGCTCTACAGCACACAGGTGGCAAATGAGGTACAGAGATGAGGAAGGAAGTTATTTGGGCAGAATCCGGAGGGCAGGATGAACCCTGGAGATGTGAACATCCTTCCATTCCTCAAGGTCACTCTCACAtgcccccatcccaccccactaAAAGCCCAAGAGGTCCCGAAGGCAGCCTCTAGACCCACACCCACCACTCTCTCACTTTTAGTAAAGCACCACCCTTCTCAGAAACATGCCACAGAGCAGGTGTGGTTTCCTGCCCCAGAAGTGATctgccccacacacacacatcctgggGCCCTTGCTGCTGGCTCAGTGGGCTGGCCTCCTCCAGTACTGCTGAGCTCAGAGCCATCCCAGTGTCCAAGGAGCCTTCCTCTGGGCCTCCATTTCTTTCCCTCCTGGCTTCTGAACATCAGTGTGGAAACAGCTTCCACCTCCTGCCTTAGGAACAAAAACAGGAGCCCAGCCCTGTGCAGCCTACTCCTCTGTCTCTATTTTTGCCCCTTTGTAGCTCCCACACTCGCATGTCCCACTCATATTCACATTGGTGAACCCTGCAGAAAAACAGGaactggaggaaaggaaggagcttCCCACTCCCTGACCTGCCCTCTGCTCCTGTCCCCACTCCCTACCATCCCACCTCCAAGAAAACCCAGTGATTACATCAAATCCAAATGATGCTGCTATCTCCAACTCCAGTAGCTGGGGTCGTTATTCCAGCCCATCTGGATTTCCAGGTAAACTGTAGGTCAATCTGCTGTTTCCTGTCCTTCCTGTAGTTTGAATTGGAGAAAAGTTCACATCTTTACAACCCATAAACTTGGTGCATTTCCACAGTTGCTTGCATCTCCCTTAGTGTCTCTCACTTTTCTGCATAAAGGCTTCCTACATCTTTCGTGGAGTCAGTTCCTAGATATCTGGCATTTTTGCTGCTTTGTTAAGTGGGCATTGTTGGACAGAATTCATGTTCTGTGAGCTACTTGTTGGTAGCACACAGCTGGCTCCTGCTTGTCAGCTGTGCTTGGTGGGCTGAACTCTCCCATGACATCTGTTAACTTTCCTTTCAGGCACATCCTTCTGACTTTTCCATCCCAGTGGCATTGCCTGTGAGCAATGGTGGTTTCCAACCCTCTGGCCTTCTTTTGCTCATCTTCCTGACCTGCTTACCACCTCCAGTGCAAAGCTGGCCAGCGTGGAAAGAGCAGAAAGTAGGACACACATTGTGGGGTAGAGCTAACTGATGAGGAAGTCCCATCCTGTCTCTAGTTTGCAAAGATTTGACTTTATTTGTCTATGATCATAAATGAATGTTGAAATATATATGCCATCTCTTAATCATGGCAACATGGCTTTGGTTTTCCAATGTGACAAGTCACACTGCTTAATTTCTAATGTTGACTTTTTCTAAATGCAGCTTTGTGCTCCTGGCAGAGCCAGCCAGGCATGGACAACACACATATTGCTGGCTCTGCTGGTTCTGGATCTGGAGTTTTCTtggaaagttttctttctttaaaatagctttattgaggtatagttGACACACAATGACTGCACACACTTTTCGTGCACTGTTTGATGAGTTTGACATATGATATCCATGTGAcctcaccacaatcaagatagtGAGGGTTCAGGTCACCCACACTCTCCTTTTCCTGCCCCTTCAGGAAGCCCCTGACCTGCTTCCTGGCACAGGTTAGTCTGCATTAGTGAAACTATACAGTGTACACTCTCTTTTGTCTGAAATTTTCAGATTCATTGATGTGTATACTGGCAGGTCGGTCCAATTTATTCCTGTTTAAATACAGATGTTTAACCATCCATCTGTGGATGGGCAATGGGACTGCTTCAGGTTTTGACTATCacaaataatgctgctgtgacCATTCACATACAACTCACTTCATACCCagatactttcatttcttttagcaaAATATTCACAAGCGAAATGATGGATGGCCATGTGTTTAACTTAGTATGAAACTCCAAGGCTGTTTTCCAGGCCTATGTTGAGTTCCAGTCCTTCCACTGTCAGACAGTTGCCATGGTCATCTTCCAACTTCAGCATCTCAATAGATGAGCAGTGACATTGCTAGGGGTTTTAATTTGCAGGTCCCTGAAGACTGGGATCTTTTCAAGCCCTAAGAATGCTTCTCTGGACATTGACTTTGAGGTCCAACCTTAGGGTGCTCTCATAGCCCAGGCACAGGGATAGGTCAAATCCAGTGTAGAATGAGGGACACAGCCCAGTGTCTGGTCCCAATGACCCAGATGGACACCAAGTTCTGGTGGTGCTGTGAAGGCTGGTCTGTTCCACATCCCctggggcagggctgggcagGGCAGTGAGAGGGGAACATGGTGTCCCGGGGAGCCTCCATTCCAAGGTACAGGGGGTCCAGCCAGGTCATGAACAAGAAGCCATAGAGAGGGGTCCTGACAAAAGGGACAGCACAAAAGGCTAGAGGTGACAGTGAGTCAGGCTGAGAGtttgtgagggagagtgtgtatGTGCAAAGAGAAGGCAGCAGCCTGTGGAGCCCTTGAAGCTGAGGAAGAAAGTCTTTGCTGGCTGGGCTGGTCCAGGGGCCCAGGAGGGAGGTGACTATGGTGCTAGAGAGAAGCCACACTGTAGTGGTGGGGGACAGCTGCAGAAATGGCAGACAACCTGGGATCTGGAGAAAACAGTGATACAGCATCTGCAGCTAGGATTGTAGGTCACAGATTTGCTTCTGTGTTGAAGCAGGCAGAGACCACATTCCTCCCAAAAAGGATCAGGCTTGAGGGGGGGAGGAGGCCAGGGAAGGGTGTGGAATGATGGAAGACCACCCTGTGGGAGACCCAAGGTTCCCTCAGGTGGGAGAGACACCTGAAGGTCTCCCTCTCTTACCCTACCATTGCATGGGAACTTCTCTTTGTGGAGAACGCAGGTACCACAAGGGGCCCTGGAGGGTCAGAGGTTGCCCAGGCTGGGACCACACAGCCTCACCCCACTGGCTGCTTCATTTGTCCTGTATGAGCAGGGGCGGGATGGGGGTCCAGTGGCTATGCAGGAAAGGCAAGAGAGCAAAGACCTGAAAAGGGCATGGTTACAATGTTCCCTGAACCAAGTGGTAGAAGGTAAGGTAAGAAGGCAAAGGGTGGCCTGCTGGCTGACCCTGACAGTCCAGAGGCTATGCAGTGGAAAAAGGAAGTGGGTGTGGCCAGGGAACCAGCCCCTTGTGGTGGAGAGCAGAGAGGAGGCAAATGGCCACTGGGCTCACCACTGTGGGTGGTCATTTGGATGGACCAGATGAGTAAGGATGACTGGTGAGGGTCTCGAGAGCCACAGGACCTCCAGTGAACAGTGACATGATGTGTGAGAGCGAGCGTGCCAGGGCCAGGGGAACAGAGAACTTCTTGCCTTGAGAGGCATCATCACAGGTGATGTTGTCGTTGGGCTCCAGAGAGAAGGAGCAGTGTGATAGGTAGAAGAGTGGTGGGACAGTGGGCTAGCTTCCTCCATATGATCTCTGCCTGTCACCTTTCCAGAATTATTTTGAGAGGAGACTAGTTTGTGGTTGAGGCTTCGTAGCAAGGCCTTGGAAGTATCCCTAAGTGAATAAGGGCTTGATCACCACCATCCTGCCTTGAGGATGCGATCACTCCCATTCTCCCAGGCCCTGGTCAATTCTACTCCTCTCACCAGGCCTGTCTGCCTAAAGGTGGTCTGAATGACCTGAGACTGGTGCACAGACAGAGCACATGTGATGGAATGGTGCAGGTCCAACACTGAGGAAAATGGGGATACTTGTGCAATGAGGAACAGATGCTGGTGGAGGCCTCTGTAGTCTGCAGGCAGCTAGGCTGTGGGTGCCCCCAAGTATATCCCACTGCCCAGACAAAAGACCAAGACCTGACTGTACAACGTGTCCTGCCGGGGCAACAAGGCCTCCCTCTGGAAATGCAGCCTCTGGGTGTGGAGTCAGAGCACATGCCCCCATAAGTGGGTAGTGGGCGCTCTCTGTGCAAGTAAATAGGGGGCAGATGGAGAGGGGGAGAGGCTGGAGAGAGAAGAGGTGGAACTGGGAGGCTCTCTGTAAGGGGCTCCTGGGTGGGGACAGAACACCCTGACTCTAAGGTGGCTACTTCTCTTCACTGGATACTTTCTTATGTATTGGGGGCCTCTGGCATTCTTTCAATAAATGCTCAGATTTCAGGTGCTGTTTCAGGGACTGGTGACCCAACTGCGAATAAACCTGATAAAAGTCCATCTCTGTGAAGTTCATGCTGTCCAAGACACCCCAAGCAAGgcctacagggaggaagcagccagGGTGGGGTCCTATGGGCCTCAAGGAAGCCTCCAGAGTTGACCATGGACATTCACACAAGATTTCCTGTAGAATGACCAAAGCAAATGCTTTCCTTGGAGATCTGGCTTGCAGGTCTTCAGCTGTGTCTGGGAGTTTTGTGTGTCTATAAACTCCTCATGGCATTCTGTGGCTAAAGTGCAATCACTTGGTCAGGACCCCACACTGGGAGGCCTAGTGCAAAGTGACAGTGCAGGCCTTGTTCAAAATTGATTAGCAATTTCAAGGAAGTGATCACAGAGCACTGAACTGAACAGGGACCTGTGTGCTACTGGGCTGCTGGCCCCTGAAGCTGCTCAAGTCAGGGCTGGTGAAGGCTTTtgggaaaagaaggaatggaCTGGTCTCAGCTATCATTTCTGGCAGTCTCAGTCCCATGACCAGTGTCTAGTAGGGACTACTAGGGCCAGTGAAAACATATGTCACCAAGGCAGGCTTCAGAGTCCAAGTGACTGTGGCCACAGGGTTTCCATCTCTTGGGCCTGTGCTCCACAGATGGCACTTTCTGGGAGATCCACTGGTGAAGGGCCACAGTCTCTGTGCAGGACTCCCTGAGATGAGGAACATGAATTGGGTGGACCACCTCTGTGGCCTGCATGTGAAGGAGGCCACAGTGTTCTGCCAGGAGCTGGGGTGTAGCCCCACACTCCAGGCCCCCCATCAAGACGCGGGAGTGGTCATGAAGTACATGGCATG
The sequence above is a segment of the Castor canadensis chromosome 7, mCasCan1.hap1v2, whole genome shotgun sequence genome. Coding sequences within it:
- the LOC109701184 gene encoding olfactory receptor 226-like, yielding MSVKGNLSEVTEFILVGFPGSLGLHLCLLMLFLLSYMMTVTENLVIIAVIRCSPVLHKPMYIFLSNLSFLEVWYISVTVPKMLLSLAVPQFRHISFSGCMVQLYFFLALACTECALLGVMAYDRYMAVCNPLRYPAVMSPGLCSLLAAGSWLSGFTISLGKVFFISRLGYCGPNVMNHFFCDVSPLLNLACSDMSLAELVDFLLALVILLGPLLVTIFSYMAILSAVLRIPSADGQQKAFSTCASHLAVVVIFYSASLFIYARPRAIYSFNYNKLVSVVYTVLTPLLNPVIYCLRNQEFKQALHKVLQRVAQALGAS